The Oikeobacillus pervagus genome contains a region encoding:
- a CDS encoding YtoQ family protein encodes MEIIIYLAGEIHTSWREEIKARSNALQLPITFVGPMENHERSDNIGEEILGEQPNAILKDEAASSINNFRTQILMQKADIVIALFGEKYKQWNTAMDASLAITSGKPLILIRPKEHHHALKELSRKANVTVETIEQAIQVLSYIFEEK; translated from the coding sequence ATGGAAATCATTATTTATTTAGCAGGGGAGATCCATACAAGTTGGCGCGAAGAAATAAAGGCACGGTCGAATGCTCTTCAATTGCCGATTACTTTCGTTGGACCAATGGAAAATCATGAACGCTCAGACAATATTGGCGAAGAAATATTAGGAGAGCAACCTAACGCTATTTTAAAAGATGAAGCCGCTTCGAGCATTAATAATTTTCGAACACAAATTTTAATGCAAAAGGCAGACATTGTCATCGCCTTATTCGGTGAAAAATACAAACAATGGAACACAGCGATGGATGCAAGCTTAGCGATTACCTCTGGGAAGCCACTGATCTTAATCCGACCAAAAGAACATCACCATGCCCTCAAAGAATTATCAAGGAAAGCCAATGTAACAGTTGAAACAATTGAGCAGGCAATCCAAGTGTTATCTTATATTTTTGAAGAGAAATAG
- a CDS encoding M42 family metallopeptidase, whose protein sequence is MNQETLQLFKTLTELPGTSGNEHAVRAFMRQQLSQYSDEIIQDGLGSIFGMKKGEENGPTLMVAGHMDEVGFMVTSITDNGMIRFQTLGGWWSQVLLAQRIQIITEQGPIIGVIGSIPPHLLNDSRRNKPMEIKNMLIDVGADDREDAVQMGIKPGQQIVPICPFTPMANERKILAKAWDNRYGCGLAIELLKEVKDENLPNVLYSGATVQEEVGLRGAQTSANMIKPDLFFALDASPANDMTGDKNEFGQLGKGTLLRILDRSMVTHRGMREFVLDTAETNHIPYQYFVSQGGTDAGRVHLSNEGVPSAVIGICSRYIHTHASIIHVDDYAAAKELLVKLVKTCDQSTVQTIRQNG, encoded by the coding sequence ATGAATCAGGAGACTCTACAACTTTTTAAAACATTAACAGAACTTCCGGGAACATCTGGTAATGAACATGCGGTTCGAGCGTTTATGCGTCAACAATTATCACAATACTCCGATGAGATCATTCAAGATGGACTTGGAAGTATATTCGGAATGAAAAAAGGAGAAGAAAACGGTCCGACTCTTATGGTGGCTGGGCATATGGATGAAGTTGGATTTATGGTCACCTCGATTACAGACAACGGCATGATTCGCTTTCAAACATTAGGTGGTTGGTGGAGTCAAGTGTTACTTGCTCAACGGATTCAAATTATCACAGAGCAAGGTCCTATCATCGGCGTGATCGGTTCCATTCCCCCGCATTTATTAAATGATAGTCGAAGAAATAAGCCAATGGAGATCAAAAATATGTTAATTGATGTTGGAGCAGATGATCGGGAAGATGCCGTCCAAATGGGGATTAAGCCAGGACAGCAAATAGTACCGATTTGTCCATTTACTCCGATGGCAAATGAAAGGAAAATTTTAGCAAAAGCATGGGATAATCGCTATGGTTGTGGATTAGCAATCGAATTATTAAAAGAAGTGAAAGATGAAAACCTACCGAATGTATTATATTCTGGTGCAACTGTTCAGGAAGAGGTAGGGCTACGTGGTGCACAGACATCTGCCAATATGATTAAGCCTGATCTCTTTTTTGCATTGGATGCAAGCCCAGCCAATGACATGACAGGAGATAAAAATGAATTTGGACAGCTTGGGAAAGGGACACTACTAAGGATTCTTGACCGATCTATGGTGACACATAGAGGAATGAGAGAATTCGTATTGGATACAGCCGAAACCAATCATATCCCTTATCAATATTTCGTATCACAAGGGGGAACAGATGCTGGAAGAGTTCACTTATCGAATGAAGGTGTACCGAGTGCTGTGATCGGAATTTGCTCAAGATATATTCATACTCATGCTTCCATTATTCATGTGGATGACTATGCTGCTGCAAAAGAATTATTAGTGAAATTAGTTAAAACATGTGACCAATCCACTGTTCAAACGATTCGTCAAAACGGTTAA
- a CDS encoding PepSY domain-containing protein: protein MKYNWKTFLAGAVSGAIGALAVQQAISNQMSVSAEKILENVKEAFKKDGAIDGSWIQMKPEEFHKLGLQTTVYRGGISRRVNEKLEQFEFIADAKTGTIMDVYRLP from the coding sequence ATGAAATACAATTGGAAAACTTTTTTAGCAGGGGCAGTTTCAGGTGCTATCGGAGCTCTTGCCGTTCAACAAGCTATATCAAATCAAATGTCGGTATCTGCGGAAAAAATATTAGAAAATGTCAAAGAAGCATTTAAAAAAGACGGAGCAATTGATGGTTCATGGATTCAAATGAAGCCAGAGGAGTTTCATAAGCTTGGCCTACAAACGACGGTTTATCGTGGAGGCATTTCAAGAAGAGTGAATGAGAAATTAGAACAATTTGAATTTATCGCCGATGCCAAGACCGGAACGATTATGGACGTGTATCGACTCCCCTAA
- a CDS encoding YtnP family quorum-quenching lactonase — translation METLTIGDLTLTWLNGGVTNLDGGAMFGVVPKPLWSRKYPHNDENQIELRTDPIFFQLDRKNILIETGIGYGKMNAKQKRNFGVREESKVEESLQQLGVLPEDIDIILMTHLHFDHACGLTKYDGDELVSAFPNATIYTSRTEWGEMRNPNIRSKNTYWKENWQAIVDQVKTFEDEIEVVNGVKMVHTGGHSDGHSIIVIERDGEKLIHMADIMPTTAHQHVLWVMAYDDYPMDSIAAKQKWLSEGVKDHAWFTFYHDAFYRAVKWNESHEIVESVKRIR, via the coding sequence GTGGAAACGCTTACAATAGGAGATTTAACATTGACATGGTTAAACGGTGGAGTAACGAATTTAGATGGGGGAGCTATGTTTGGAGTTGTTCCTAAACCATTATGGTCACGGAAATATCCACATAATGATGAAAATCAAATTGAATTGCGCACAGACCCTATTTTCTTTCAATTAGATAGGAAAAATATTTTAATTGAAACTGGAATCGGATATGGGAAAATGAATGCTAAACAAAAACGTAACTTTGGGGTTAGGGAGGAATCAAAAGTAGAAGAATCATTACAACAGCTTGGGGTATTGCCAGAAGATATTGATATTATCTTAATGACTCATCTTCATTTTGACCATGCATGTGGTTTGACAAAGTATGATGGGGACGAGCTTGTCTCTGCATTTCCCAATGCTACCATCTATACGTCGCGAACTGAATGGGGGGAAATGAGAAACCCGAATATTCGTTCCAAAAATACATATTGGAAGGAGAATTGGCAAGCAATTGTAGATCAAGTCAAAACATTTGAAGATGAAATAGAAGTGGTGAACGGAGTGAAAATGGTCCATACAGGCGGTCACAGTGATGGACACTCAATCATTGTCATTGAAAGAGATGGTGAAAAGCTTATTCATATGGCAGATATTATGCCGACTACTGCCCATCAACATGTGTTATGGGTCATGGCCTATGATGATTATCCAATGGATTCGATTGCCGCAAAGCAAAAGTGGTTATCTGAAGGGGTGAAGGATCACGCTTGGTTCACATTTTATCATGATGCCTTTTATCGGGCTGTGAAGTGGAATGAATCTCATGAGATCGTAGAGTCAGTAAAACGAATTAGATAA
- the trmB gene encoding tRNA (guanosine(46)-N7)-methyltransferase TrmB: MRLRYKPWAKDKLNEYPQYSIQQPEQYKGRWEEVFGNDHPIHIEVGTGKGQFVTGMAKANPHINYIGIEVYESVIVSALDRIIEADLPNVKLLSVDANDLSKFFAKNDVERVYLNFSDPWPKVRHEKRRLTYQSFLKIYEDLLIDGGEIHFKTDNQGLFEYSLMSFSKYGMLLKYISLDLHQSDYEGNIMTEYEEKFSAKGQRIYRCEVKFQND, from the coding sequence ATGAGATTAAGATATAAGCCTTGGGCTAAAGATAAATTGAATGAATATCCGCAATATTCGATTCAACAACCAGAACAATATAAAGGAAGATGGGAAGAGGTATTTGGTAATGACCATCCTATCCACATTGAGGTCGGGACGGGAAAAGGCCAGTTTGTAACAGGAATGGCGAAAGCGAACCCTCATATTAATTATATCGGGATTGAAGTGTATGAAAGTGTCATCGTTTCAGCGCTTGATCGAATTATTGAGGCCGATCTCCCTAATGTAAAGCTATTAAGTGTGGATGCAAATGATTTATCGAAATTTTTTGCGAAAAATGATGTAGAACGTGTCTATTTAAATTTTTCAGATCCATGGCCTAAAGTAAGACATGAAAAACGCCGCCTTACATATCAGTCATTTTTAAAGATTTATGAAGATCTTTTAATTGATGGGGGAGAAATTCATTTTAAAACGGATAATCAAGGACTCTTTGAATATTCTCTTATGAGTTTTTCTAAATATGGAATGCTATTAAAATATATTAGTTTAGATCTTCATCAAAGTGATTATGAAGGAAATATTATGACAGAATATGAAGAGAAATTTTCAGCAAAAGGTCAACGAATTTATCGGTGTGAAGTAAAATTTCAAAATGATTAA
- a CDS encoding YtzH-like family protein, which yields MTLNHQHQLELLKDILSNHQTDCCGSVAECEQLERLVKSLMVNQHIHSSMKPLLENVYSYSQNGKNAGNLNQHIQSHQSQLSEWVADMNHFS from the coding sequence ATGACGTTAAATCATCAACATCAGCTGGAATTATTAAAGGACATTTTGTCAAATCATCAAACCGATTGTTGTGGTTCAGTTGCTGAATGTGAACAGTTGGAACGACTAGTCAAATCTTTAATGGTCAACCAGCATATCCATTCTTCGATGAAACCTTTATTAGAAAATGTCTATTCCTATAGTCAAAATGGAAAGAATGCCGGGAACCTTAATCAACATATCCAATCACATCAAAGCCAACTATCTGAATGGGTAGCAGATATGAATCATTTTTCATAA
- a CDS encoding phosphotransferase family protein: MEHLLGQDWEIVSAGGATGEAFLASHNGQKLFLKRNSSPFLAVLSAERIVPKLIWTKRLENGDVITAQQWLNGRELKPVEMMSEQVVKVLKKIHSSKPLLMMLKRLGKRHNQPEMMLKKITMNLDDEILQYPGVKESIQFLQYELKNIYCEELVVCHGDVNHNNWLQTDNQLYLIDWDNAMIGDPAIDIGSLLYWYIPKENWEQWLGLYGVTLTSHLKLRMKWYITVQTLYFVQWHRDKNRFDEMMNWLHFLQSIQ; this comes from the coding sequence TTGGAACATTTATTAGGACAAGATTGGGAAATTGTTTCCGCCGGTGGTGCGACTGGTGAAGCCTTTTTAGCCAGTCATAATGGCCAAAAGCTATTTTTAAAACGGAATTCTTCCCCATTCTTAGCTGTTCTTTCTGCAGAAAGAATAGTACCGAAACTAATTTGGACGAAACGTTTGGAAAACGGAGATGTCATCACTGCTCAGCAATGGTTAAATGGAAGAGAACTTAAGCCGGTTGAAATGATGAGTGAACAAGTTGTAAAAGTGTTAAAGAAAATTCACTCTTCAAAACCGTTATTAATGATGCTTAAGAGGCTTGGAAAAAGGCATAATCAACCCGAAATGATGCTGAAGAAAATCACCATGAATTTAGATGATGAAATTTTACAATATCCCGGGGTGAAAGAATCCATTCAATTCTTACAATATGAACTCAAAAATATTTATTGCGAGGAATTGGTTGTTTGCCATGGAGATGTCAACCATAACAACTGGCTGCAAACAGACAACCAGTTGTATTTAATTGATTGGGACAATGCTATGATTGGCGATCCTGCAATAGATATTGGATCACTGTTATATTGGTATATTCCCAAAGAAAATTGGGAGCAGTGGTTAGGATTATACGGAGTAACTTTGACATCTCATTTGAAACTAAGAATGAAATGGTACATCACGGTCCAAACCCTTTACTTCGTCCAGTGGCACAGAGATAAGAATCGCTTTGATGAAATGATGAACTGGCTTCATTTTTTACAATCCATTCAGTGA
- a CDS encoding NERD domain-containing protein yields MAQLIKLQDYISRYEFDLYRYPTQFVRFKKQQWEKTQQKWEVEKQNEGDQPIEEEVFELEKAGFFQRVKGLFKKNVNTELEDDDLEKWGEMKETEVFPFHFNLSHPPKNKHELKKLFLEQLFQFQLKWASSTLTEKSYIDQKYIQDERLQFFLQRFPDTFLLMYEPILRMKNAPVELDHLLITPTEVWCISFLEDGHEATFVGSNDRFWTKKIGEQEEKVLSPAISLNRMGIIISQLFKLYEVEFPVKKLVLSRNGYIDFPTAPFDLEIVDCRNFNQWFESMRKLHSPLKRMQMKATKSLLDYAQTTSIRRPEWDMGIEDPFVVDE; encoded by the coding sequence ATGGCACAATTAATTAAGCTTCAAGATTATATATCACGCTATGAATTTGATTTATATCGCTACCCTACACAATTTGTTCGATTTAAAAAGCAACAATGGGAGAAAACACAGCAAAAATGGGAAGTAGAAAAACAAAATGAAGGGGATCAACCAATCGAAGAGGAAGTATTTGAACTTGAAAAAGCAGGCTTTTTTCAGCGGGTGAAAGGTTTATTTAAAAAGAATGTAAATACAGAGTTAGAGGATGACGACCTAGAAAAATGGGGGGAAATGAAGGAAACCGAAGTCTTTCCCTTTCATTTCAATTTATCTCATCCCCCAAAAAATAAGCATGAGTTAAAAAAATTATTTCTTGAGCAATTATTTCAATTTCAATTAAAATGGGCGAGTTCTACATTAACAGAGAAGTCGTATATAGATCAAAAATACATACAGGATGAGCGTTTACAGTTTTTCCTGCAACGATTTCCTGATACTTTCCTTCTTATGTATGAACCGATTTTAAGGATGAAAAATGCACCTGTTGAATTAGATCACCTGTTGATCACCCCAACGGAAGTGTGGTGTATTTCATTTCTAGAAGATGGTCATGAAGCCACATTTGTCGGATCCAATGATCGTTTTTGGACAAAAAAGATAGGGGAACAAGAAGAAAAGGTGCTTAGTCCTGCCATTTCTTTAAATCGGATGGGAATCATTATTTCACAGCTTTTTAAACTTTATGAAGTAGAGTTTCCTGTGAAAAAATTAGTTTTATCGAGAAATGGGTATATTGATTTTCCGACCGCTCCATTTGATTTAGAAATCGTGGATTGTAGAAATTTTAACCAATGGTTTGAATCTATGCGGAAATTGCATTCTCCGCTAAAAAGAATGCAAATGAAGGCGACGAAGAGTTTATTAGATTATGCACAAACCACTAGTATCCGTCGACCTGAATGGGATATGGGTATAGAAGACCCCTTTGTAGTGGATGAGTGA
- the thpR gene encoding RNA 2',3'-cyclic phosphodiesterase, producing the protein MTQYHYFFALSLPENTKNMLHQYSSQLHFPFQKWVHPEDYHLTFAFLGSADQVKLEKAVENVRKGLIGFSSFSLKISSYGTFGRSDSPRIFWIGVEEEPRLHQLQQIIHKACNEAGFELETRPFRPHITIARKWKGEYPYPKGIESDIDLPFKADTVALYQTHLDRIPKYEAIETFILHE; encoded by the coding sequence TTGACACAATATCACTATTTTTTTGCTTTATCATTACCTGAAAATACGAAAAATATGTTACATCAATATTCAAGTCAACTCCACTTCCCATTTCAAAAATGGGTACATCCGGAAGATTATCATTTAACCTTTGCTTTTTTAGGAAGTGCGGATCAGGTGAAATTAGAAAAGGCAGTGGAAAATGTAAGAAAAGGGTTAATTGGATTTTCCTCCTTTTCATTAAAGATTTCTTCATACGGTACGTTTGGCCGCTCTGATTCCCCAAGAATTTTTTGGATTGGAGTTGAGGAGGAACCCCGCTTACACCAGTTACAGCAGATCATTCATAAAGCATGTAATGAGGCGGGCTTTGAACTTGAGACAAGACCGTTTCGACCACATATTACGATTGCACGAAAATGGAAAGGAGAATATCCTTATCCTAAAGGAATAGAAAGCGATATCGATCTTCCCTTTAAGGCGGACACGGTCGCATTATACCAAACACATCTCGATAGAATACCAAAATATGAAGCAATTGAGACATTTATATTACATGAGTAA